In the genome of Cryptomeria japonica chromosome 8, Sugi_1.0, whole genome shotgun sequence, one region contains:
- the LOC131857600 gene encoding LRR receptor-like serine/threonine-protein kinase FLS2, translating into MISSLYYDGRCAALNSCGILCLGISSMQMSEGMLIQIFWVGLAVVFAITPANAKPNNNNSYSSHLFPLHSPRVDGTFSNVVKGRMLPENDAFDKRDQESLLTFRDGITVDPLQSLSTWVSTNAENMCSWNGVFCRKCTNRVVVVIIPHMGLEGTISPSIGALSLLHILNLTNNSFTGKIPPELGQLKALSIVDLSYNGLEGFIPKSLSSCTHLRQIRLSKNNLTESIPADYGSLSKLEQLRLSYNRLTGSIPISLSNCTRLQVISLGENNLTGTIPPEFGHLGMLESLFLESNDLRGRISISLSNCTSLLELSIGYNNLMGSIPPVLGSIKGLSYLYFEGNLLTGNIPLSISNCSELWFIAFSHNLLTGSIPSELGRLDKLQRLYLQSNKFMSQILASLANCSSLEVLFLSDNVLSGPIPPELGKLKELFQLSLYITINLTGHIPQELGNCSNLEWIDISRNQIKGTLPMSIAKLPLTTLALNENLFEGRFPDAVLNMTQLTSLQLGINEFNGAVPEEIGNLNKLIYLTLGTNRLTVTLGNCTSLKRLKLSNNAFYGDLEIEFSSSMEVLSAHSNNFSGTLPASLGNCKQLKLLDFSNNRLTGDFPSGLLAKIV; encoded by the exons ATGATTTCTAGCCTATATTATGATGGCCGCTGTGCTGCGCTTAATTCATGTGGTATCCTTTGTTTAGGAATTTCAAGCATGCAAATGAGTGAAGGCATGTTGATCCAAATCTTCTGGGTAGGCTTGGCTGTGGTATTCGCCATAACCCCTGCCAATGCAAAACCGAATAACAACAATTCCTATTCTTCTCATCTCTTCCCTTTGCATAGCCCTAGAGTGGATGGAACGTTTTCTAATGTTGTGAAAGGTCGTATGCTACCAGAGAATGATGCTTTCGATAAGAGGGACCAGGAGAGTCTACTCACTTTCAGAGATGGCATTACAGTAGACCCCTTGCAGTCTCTCTCCACCTGGGTTTCTACCAATGCAGAAAACATGTGCTCCTGGAACGGTGTTTTCTGTAGAAAGTGTACCAATAGAGTTGTGGTCGTGATTATCCCTCACATGGGGTTGGAAGGTACCATTTCTCCTTCCATAGGAGCCCTCTCCTTACTACACATTTTGAATCTCACTAATAATTCTTTCACGGGAAAGATTCCACCTGAGCTTGGCCAACTGAAAGCCTTAAGTATTGTAGACCTTAGTTATAATGGACTGGAAGGTTTCATCCCCAAATCTCTCTCGAGCTGCACACACCTTCGGCAGATTAGACTTTCCAAAAACAATTTGACTGAGAGCATACCTGCAGATTATGGTAGTCTGAGTAAGCTAGAGCAACTCCGCTTGTCCTATAACCGTCTGACTGGAAGCATTCCAATTTCTCTGAGCAACTGCACACGTCTTCAAGTGATTTCACTAGGTGAAAACAATTTGACTGGGACAATACCACCAGAGTTTGGCCACCTGGGCATGCTGGAGAGTCTATTCTTGGAGAGCAATGATCTACGTGGAAGGATTTCAATTTCTCTGAGCAACTGCACCTCTCTCCTTGAATTGAGCATTGGCTACAACAATCTCATGGGTTCAATTCCTCCTGTTTTGGGCTCGATAAAAGGTCTATCATATCTCTACTTTGAAGGCAACTTGCTCACTGGTAATATCCCTCTTTCTATCAGTAATTGCTCTGAGTTGTGGTTTATTGCATTTTCCCACAACTTGTTGACTGGAAGCATTCCCTCTGAACTGGGTAGGCTGGACAAGTTACAGAGACTTTACTTGCAGTCTAACAAGTTCATGTCACAAATCCTAGCATCCTTAGCTAATTGTTCTTCCCTTGAAGTATTGTTTCTGTCTGATAACGTGCTGTCTGGCCCCATACCACCTGAACTGGGAAAATTGAAAGAGCTTTTTCAATTATCATTGTATATCACCATAAATCTAACTGGCCATATTCCACAAGAATTGGGCAATTGCAGTAATCTTGAATGGATTGATATTTCAAGAAACCAAATCAAAGGAACACTGCCCATGAGTATCGCGAAGCTTCCTTTAACAACCCTTGCTTTAAATGAAAATCTTTTTGAAGGCAGATTTCCAGATGCCGTTTTGAATATGACCCAATTGACTTCTTTACAACTTGGTATAAATGAGTTCAACGGAGCCGTTCCAGAGGAGATAGGAAATCTGAACAAGCTCATCTATTTGACTCTGGGTACAAACAGATTAACAG TAACGCTGGGTAACTGTACATCCCTAAAGAGGCTAAAGCTGTCCAATAATGCATTCTATGGGGATCTAGAAATTGAATTTTCTTCTTCTATGGAAGTTCTATCTGCTCATTCTAACAACTTTTCTGGAACCCTGCCTGCATCGTTAGGCAATTGCAAACAGCTTAAGCTTCTTGATTTCAGCAACAACAGATTGACAGGTGACTTTCCTTCAGGCTTGCTTGCTAAAATTGTCTAG
- the LOC131040201 gene encoding receptor-like protein 9DC3: MKGNVYSLVYVLATNTILDLSNNNLSGEIPAGISSLSQMRLLNLSGNHLKGGIPASLGEISTLEQLDLSRNYLSGKIPQELSKLYLLSYFNVSFNSLCGQILGGPQFATFDTIFYQGNPPCLCGYPLPKCKKDTLVPPPQPPPYVRKSVWSIVDDHVPVVAVGLGWGIGFGATVLLIIWWDTLWRCIRALKIRAFYGVTGSQTCSWSLNYSPHFTFHSSTSTTTVDNSRSVKQDVHI; the protein is encoded by the exons ATGAAAGGAAATGTATATTCACTAGTATATGTGCTAGCAACAAACACCATACTTGATCTTTCAAACAACAATTTAAGTGGGGAAATACCGGCAGGCATCAGCAGTCTATCTCAGATGAGGTTGTTAAATCTAAGTGGAAATCATCTGAAAGGTGGGATACCGGCATCTCTGGGAGAAATATCAACCTTGGAACAGTTAGACTTGTCTCGAAATTATTTGAGTGGGAAGATACCCCAAGAACTATCTAAATTGTATCTCTTGAGCTATTTCAATGTCTCTTTCAACAGTCTGTGTGGGCAAATACTAGGAGGACCGCAGTTTGCAACTTTTGACACAATATTCTACCAGGGAAACCCACCATGTTTGTGTGGCTACCCTCTTCCAAAGTGCAAAAAGGATACGCTGGTTCCCCCACCACAACCACCACCATATGTGAGGAAGTCAGTGTGGAGCATAGTAGATGACCATGTCCCAGTGGTTGCGGTGGGATTGGGGTGGGGGATTGGATTTGGTGCAACAGTTTTACTCATAATATGGTGGGATACACTATGGCGTTGTATTAGGGCCCTCAAAATCAGAGCTTTCTATGGAGTTACGGGTTCCCAGACATGTAGTTGGAGTTTGAACTACAGCCCTCATTTTACATTTCACTCATCCACATCAACGACCACTG TTGATAACAGTCGATCAGTAAAACAAGATGTGCATATCTGA